From the Montipora capricornis isolate CH-2021 chromosome 2, ASM3666992v2, whole genome shotgun sequence genome, one window contains:
- the LOC138030853 gene encoding abnormal spindle-like microcephaly-associated protein homolog has translation MMLESGNLTPNNENYHGTPVNKIHSKRAQWYSPCKRSVKIPLSPESDLPSLKLTQFSQVPKISFGNVAVGSSKTEAFIVYNPHSLHQTLEVVKCPTDKGFVLELNGQNFDGNVLTISPKEEKLLSITWEPKEGGNVREIIRFRWDERFSEFQVIVFGNAVGPSKPTLPKKTVKRKLNAPLKEQNAKLVLQPSQVLNTCGTSAVNGFDCFTTNFLDTLKKSNLENQMGENIRRDTYIVTNASARSKQKSLALTSNRTKLKPSTPNFSKLSSKVKSSVKTNKVVISKKKLSPPSGGQQKRPTRKVKLKVAAKGVAQRKLQLVKTPSKNNLPRHPMPFAAKNIYYDERWIKKQEEGFTKWLNFILTPPDECDSLEQVDLLIGNFTLGGSKSQPLAPTKEALSFRAYTARRKMARLRRSSCLLFQSEPLGHIIQKVEAEVENGRIAIRPDKKLHADFGIKRQVVDMLLSYNPLWLRIGLETVYGEILPVQSNDDKTGLSRFLTDRLLCNPDIARAFAHPQVPGLYREGYVEQLGKFTLKKFLLLVLFLDRAKLTRLIDHDPCLFNKEAAFKSNRSILLTFSREYLKGEGDLTKHLSFLGYCVMHSQKAIDEVKYAVANIATDLRDGLRLTRVTELLTQDWQLSAILRVPAISRLQKIHNVDVFMRALKERGVLLDEIDIHARHIVDGHREKTLALLWQIIFHFQVKVLLREKRLKEEIAHLESTRRLRDLLTAADNWTINKGADFLGKRRDSSDLYFKSDLLHLLFRWCKVVCRIYGVKVENFTVSFSDGRALCYLLHHYHPSLLPSSLIKQQTSLTCNPGVHDTSDSEEEEEGEMELTSWTEKLSPSSGTNKLLEELKNNERENFRTVAEKVKDLGGVPLMTKASDMSHTIPDEKVVITYVAYLCARLLDLREETKAARCIQMAWRRYRLERQLHLKKTLARLVVSLQSRARATILRRKFQAMRESAVLIQSVFRGHLARKQLRVLHQAARCIQTRYLAFRRGREVRERYTELRHTVMRLQAIVLTNQRERRAKKERAVTTVQAAWRGYAERRRLNIRREACINIQTYIRGFLQRKRYLQLKDATSRIQKNWRALILGKEERQRFLHIKQCVVALQSCYRGKRDRHFVREIRAAATIQRYVRAWQTRARYQLLKRAALKVQAYTRRYQAQRKFAAMKNAARVLQVCFRALLLGRRQRTLYKTQKKACVKIQSWVRCRLQRKAFLRKKSAAIRLQAYMRKFLAQKRYQMLTACTLLVQKRFRDVVCAREARQNFQRMKQSVVKIQSYYRGYKHRERFLQVKRATIILQSHARRFLGRKKFLGVKHASVVIQTRYRALQQSRNHRVKYQHTLRCIVRLQAIARGSIVRRHLHTQSKAAITIQAFYRQYTASKRYRKLRESAVVVQRRYRSFLLMREQSLCFQRIRWSVNSIQAYYRGYRARRWYRILKATVVLQSAVRGWQVREDVKRQQLAATVVQSLYRGHVLRRRYLSLRRACLVLQCRYRSVQFARKARSNYLCQRHAAVRLQSFFRGHLTRKQVQRLRSVRKIQAVFRGYASRKSYNHTRKSVILIQAVVRGYLARSHYTKLKTATLMLQGRYRARVISMCQYVRYHVQRGACIVLQSALRGYLCRKRYQEIRKAAVVCQQRYRSILVGRNQRQVFLVMKTAVVCLQACVRGWFVRKLVTRHLAARKIQATYKMYKARKQFLALKRTVVRLQAQTRMIQQRRRFNKLKNAALVIQRRFKARVLRKRDQLVYHFIRGAVITIQMVVRGYLVRARMRRMNNSAVKIQACARGFLARKKYKAMKRAALTLQLRCRAWLLGRVVARKYRTLRSGAVIIQSSYRQFRMHRELKRHRAATKLQCTFRRYSCRSKFLAEKSSAVTIQTAFRRYLRRRSYLKLYSAAIAIQQQFRAQRKMKKDRQRYIAQRKACIAIQTGVRGWLCRRRYNSIRAAAITMQRRRRALITTRALRQDYLQLEKATVIVQSRWRMLSIRSRYEKTRNAVLKIQAVFRMRKAIKFYENLKKATLVVQRRYRATRLCKEQHKTLEETRRSAIIIQAYIRGFQARQRVASMVDVELRRKAAAMTIQRYFRGYCCMKKTLIAYHITRGAIITMQASWRMYAAQKFVHKLKSIIKVQAIYRATNQRRKFLKLRDVVCKLQAVVRSNQDRKRFVRMKKAVTVVQKRYRAQTAMRRTCREYQRLKHATVVIQYYFRRHQQRQDYLRKKRKVVLAQSVVRMRLERTRFLQKRQAAIVIQRRYRSYIFGDDIRQRYRLMLFATVTIQCWWRAILERLWFTRFRMTAIVLQRACRRKLDAKNKSAAKIQALIRGNLARNHLRIVKKSVLRIQTLWRGYRVRREGSSLKVKRARKRIESANAAATESMKLCNRTRSALDFLLQCKNISRIVGALTNLEVVTRLSEVCCQQVVEDGALPVIFKVIKKCNRSLPHLEVIKYSLSILYNVAKFPSVYRAIYEVLDSVDTLIELLVNFRDKSIVFCKTCYLLVLLCRDASIALDIRNKKRIVHEIRSVHNITERNYKLEAKRNKFKSKVENITCHFAPPTPCKLTPYRGKKSSAATWQSSVEVATDPLEAVRLLVRRLGLAALDK, from the exons ATGATGCTGGAATCGGGCAATCTAACGCCGAACAATGAGAACTATCATGGCACCCCGGTCAACAAAATTCATTCGAAACGTGCTCAATGGTACAGTCCGTGCAAACGCTCTGTCAAAATACCTCTTTCTCCAGAGTCTGATCTACCTTCACTTAAACTTACGCAGTTTTCACAGGTTCCGAAAATATCGTTCGGAAATGTGGCCGTCGGAAGCAGCAAAACAGAGGCGTTCATCGTTTATAATCCTCATTCACTACACCAAACGCTAGAGGTCGTGAAATGTCCAACGGACAAGGGATTCGTCTTAGAGTTGAATGGTCAAAACTTTGACGGAAATGTTTTAACGATATCGCCCAAAGAGGAAAAGCTTTTGTCCATCACTTGGGAGCCCAAGGAAGGTGGAAACGTTCGCGAGATCATTCGGTTCAGATGGGATGAACGTTTCTCTGAATTTCAAGTGATAGTGTTTGGAAACGCTGTCGGTCCCAGCAAACCGACACTGCCTAAAAAAACCGTCAAACGGAAACTGAATGCTCCACTGAAAGAG CAAAATGCAAAACTGGTCCTCCAACCCAGTCAAGTTCTCAATACTTGTGGGACAAGTGCAGTTAATGGCTTTGATTGTTTCACCACCAACTTTCTTGATACTCTGAAGAAGTCCAATTTGGAAAACCAGATGGGAGAGAACATTCGACGTGACACTTATATTGTGACAAATGCTTCAGCCAGGTCAAAACAAAAATCCCTGGCTCTTACAAGTAACAGGACAAAGCTAAAACCATCAActccaaatttttcaaaactgtcaaGCAAAGTCAAGTCCAGcgtgaaaacaaacaaagtggTTATATCAAAGAAGAAACTGTCTCCACCTTCAG GAGGTCAACAGAAAAGGCCAACGCGTAAAGTGAAGCTGAAAGTTGCAGCCAAAGGTGTTGCACAACGAAAGTTACAGCTAGTTAAAACTCCTTCGAAGAACAACCTCCCTCGCCACCCAATGCCTTTTGCAGCAAAGAACATATATTACGATGAAAGGTGGATAAAAAAGCAAGAGGAAG GATTTACAAAGTGGCTAAATTTTATCCTGACTCCTCCTGATGAATGTGATTCTTTAGAACAAGTTGATCTCCTTATAG GTAATTTCACTCTTGGAGGATCAAAGTCCCAGCCCTTGGCACCAACAAAAGAGGCTCTATCTTTTAGGGCCTACACTGCCAGACGCAAGATGGCTCGTTTGAGAAGAAGTTCTTGCTTGCTCTTCCAGTCAGAACCCTTGGGTCACATAATTCAAAAGGTGGAAGCTGAGGTGGAGAATGGACGTATTGCCATTAGACCTGATAAAAAGCTGCATGCAGATTTCG GCATCAAGCGCCAAGTTGTTGACATGCTTCTTTCTTACAATCCGTTGTGGTTGAGGATTGGTCTCGAG ACCGTATATGGTGAAATTCTTCCAGTTCAGTCCAATGATGACAAAACAGGACTGTCCCGTTTTCTGACGGACAGATTACTTTGTAACCCAGATATTGCCAGAGCATTTGCTCATCCCCAGGTCCCAGGACTTTACCGAGAAG gatatgttgaacaacTAGGAAAGTTTACGCTTAAGAAGTTTCTCCTGCTTGTCTTATTTCTGGATCGTGCAAAGTTGACTCGTCTAATTGACCACGATCCTTGCCTATTTAACAAGGAAGCTGCTTTTAAG TCAAATCGCAGTATCCTACTTACTTTCTCTCGAGAGTATCTTAAAGGAGAAGGAGACCTTACAAAGCACCTGAGCTTTCTTGGTTATTGCGTTATGCACTCACAG AAAGCCATTGATGAAGTCAAATATGCTGTAGCCAATATCGCTACTGATCTTAGAGATGGTTTGCGGCTCAC GCGAGTGACGGAACTTTTGACACAAGATTGGCAGCTGTCAGCAATCCTCCGAGTCCCAGCAATCTCTAGGCTGCAG aAAATACATAACGTTGATGTTTTCATGCGAGCGTTGAAAGAAAGAGGTGTTCTCCTTGACG AAATTGACATTCATGCTCGTCACATCGTGGATGGGCATAGAGAGAAGACACTGGCTTTGCTGTggcaaattatttttcattttcag GTTAAAGTCCTTTTAAGAGAAAAACGACTTAAAGAGGAAATAGCTCACTTGGAAAGTACCAGGAGACTTCGGGATCTGTTGACTGCAGCAGATAACTGGACAATAAATAAAGGCGCAGATTTTCTGGGTAAACGGCGCGACTCGTCAGACCTGTATTTCAAGTCAGACCTGCTTCACTTGCTTTTCCGGTGGTGTAAGGTGGTTTGCAGGATTTATGGCGTGAAG GTCGAGAATTTCACGGTTTCGTTTTCAGATGGCCGCGCACTTTGCTACCTTCTCCACCATTATCACCCTTCACTTCTCCCCTCTTCACTTATAAAGCAACAAACCAGTTTGACCTGCAATCCGGGGGTACACGACACAAGTGACAGCgaggaggaggaagagggaGAGATGGAGCTGACCTCATGGACAGAAAAACTGAGTCCAA GTTCTGGCACAAACAAGCTCCTCGAGGAACTGAAGAACAACGAGCGTGAAAATTTCCGAACAGTAGCTGAAAAG GTTAAAGACCTTGGTGGCGTTCCTTTGATGACAAAAGCCTCAGACATGTCTCACACAATTCCCGACGAAAAG GTTGTTATCACTTACGTAGCATACCTATGCGCGCGTTTGTTGGATCTCAGAGAGGAAACTAAGGCTGCGCGGTGTATCCAAATGGCATGGAGGCGGTATCGCCTTGAACGGCAACTTCACTTAAAGAAG ACCCTTGCAAGATTGGTGGTTTCTCTGCAG AGTCGTGCTCGGGCAACGATCTTACGCCGTAAATTCCAAGCCATGAGAGAATCTGCTGTTCTCATTCAGTCCGTGTTTCGTGGTCACCTCGCAAGAAAGCAACTTCGAGTTCTTCACCAGGCTGCGCGGTGCATCCAGACTCGGTACCTGGCGTTTAGAAGAGGTCGAGAAGTCCGAGAGAGGTACACTGAACTTCGTCACACTGTCATGCGGCTACAGGCTATTGtcttgaccaatcagagagAGCGACGTGCAAAAAAGGAGCGAGCTGTTACGACTGTGCAAGCCGCTTGGAGAGGATACGCTGAAAGGAGAAGATTAAATATACGAAGAGAAGCATGCATTAATATTCAGACCTACATAAGAGGTTTTCTCCAAAGGAAGCGCTATTTACAACTTAAAGATGCTACTTCAAGGATCCAGAAAAACTGGAGAGCTTTGATTTTGGGAAAAGAAGAGCGACAACGGTTCCTTCACATCAAGCAATGTGTAGTCGCCCTGCAGTCGTGCTACAGAGGAAAACGTGATAGGCATTTTGTCAGAGAGATTCGTGCAGCTGCAACAATCCAAAGGTATGTACGTGCCTGGCAAACTCGTGCGAGGTACCAACTCCTAAAACGGGCAGCTTTGAAGGTACAAGCTTACACCAGAAGATATCAAGCACAGAGAAAGTTTGCTGCGATGAAAAATGCGGCGCGTGTATTACAGGTTTGCTTCCGGGCACTTCTCCTTGGTCGGCGGCAGAGGACTTTGTACAAAACTCAAAAGAAAGCTTGCGTCAAAATTCAGTCCTGGGTAAGATGCCGGCTACAAAGGAAAGCATTCTTAAGGAAGAAAAGCGCAGCGATCAGACTGCAAGCCTACATGAGAAAGTTCCTTGCTCAAAAGAGATATCAGATGTTAACGGCATGCACGTTATTGGTCCAAAAAAGATTCAGGGACGTCGTTTGTGCTAGGGAAGCTCGGCAGAATTTCCAGCGTATGAAGCAATCTGTTGTGAAGATTCAGTCTTACTATAGAGGTTACAAACATCGCGAGAGATTTTTGCAAGTCAAACGAGCCACCATTATCCTTCAGTCTCATGCAAGGCGTTTTCTAGGTAGAAAGAAGTTCCTGGGTGTAAAACATGCTTCCGTTGTGATTCAGACTCGCTACCGTGCCTTACAGCAAAGTCGCAACCACAGGGTGAAGTACCAACATACTCTTCGTTGTATTGTTCGTCTTCAAGCCATCGCCAGGGGTTCTATTGTCCGTAGACACCTCCACACCCAGTCCAAAGCAGCAATCACCATTCAAGCGTTTTACCGACAGTACACAGCCTCTAAAAGATATCGCAAGCTTCGGGAATCAGCAGTTGTAGTCCAACGGCGTTATCGCTCTTTCTTGCTGATGCGTGAACAGTCCCTATGTTTTCAGCGCATACGATGGTCCGTGAACAGTATTCAAGCGTATTACAGGGGATACCGTGCAAGGAGATGGTACAGGATCCTTAAGGCGACTGTTGTTTTGCAGTCTGCAGTTCGTGGTTGGCAAGTCCGTGAAGATGTTAAACGCCAACAGTTAGCGGCGACTGTGGTACAATCACTCTACAGAGGTCATGTGTTGCGTAGAAGGTATCTCTCTTTGAGACGGGCCTGTTTAGTACTGCAGTGTAGATATCGCTCAGTTCAATTCGCCCGCAAAGCACGATCCAATTATTTGTGTCAGCGACATGCGGCGGTTAGATTGCAATCATTTTTTCGCGGACACCTAACAAGGAAACAGGTTCAGCGTCTGAGAAGCGTTAGAAAAATACAGGCTGTCTTTCGAGGCTACGCTTCAAGAAAGTCTTACAATCACACACGCAAGAGCGTTATTCTTATTCAAGCTGTTGTACGCGGCTATTTGGCAAGGAGTCACTACACTAAGCTCAAGACAGCCACTCTAATGTTGCAGGGGAGGTATCGTGCCCGCGTGATTAGCATGTGCCAGTATGTGCGTTACCACGTGCAGCGTGGTGCTTGCATCGTGTTGCAATCCGCTTTGCGTGGTTACCTTTGTCGCAAGAGGTACCAAGAAATACGAAAAGCTGCAGTAGTCTGCCAGCAACGATACAGAAGTATATTAGTGGGAAGAAACCAacgacaagttttccttgttaTGAAAACAGCTGTCGTTTGTCTCCAGGCCTGTGTACGTGGCTGGTTCGTTAGAAAACTGGTGACGAGACACCTGGCAGCGAGGAAGATTCAAGCCACGTACAAGATGTACAAAgcaagaaaacaatttcttgCCTTGAAGAGAACTGTTGTGCGATTGCAAGCTCAAACACGCATGATTCAACAGAGGCGACGATTTAACAAACTAAAGAATGCTGCTCTGGTGATACAGCGAAGATTTAAAGCAAGAGTCCTTCGCAAACGGGACCAACTGGTTTATCATTTCATCCGAGGTGCAGTCATCACCATTCAGATGGTAGTGAGGGGATACCTGGTGAGAGCAAGGATGCGCAGAATGAATAATTCTGCTGTTAAGATTCAAGCTTGTGCTCGTGGGTTCTTGGCGAGGAAAAAGTACAAAGCTATGAAAAGAGCTGCGCTTACATTGCAGCTGCGATGCCGTGCCTGGCTGCTCGGTCGAGTGGTTGCCCGCAAATACCGTACATTGAGGTCAGGTGCTGTTATAATCCAATCAAGTTATCGGCAATTTAGAATGCACCGTGAATTAAAACGACATCGCGCAGCAACAAAGCTTCAATGCACATTTCGACGTTACAGCTGCCGTTCCAAATTCCTTGCTGAAAAGTCGTCCGCGGTTACTATTCAGACGGCGTTTAGGCGTTACTTGAGGCGACGATCCTACCTAAAGCTATACAGTGCTGCAATagcaatacaacaacaattccGAGCTCAGCGAAAGATGAAGAAAGACAGACAGCGTTACATTGCACAGCGGAAGGCTTGTATTGCGATTCAAACTGGAGTGAGAGGATGGCTTTGTCGCCGTCGATATAACTCAATCAGGGCAGCGGCTATCACCATGCAGCGGCGTCGCAGAGCGCTCATCACAACTCGTGCACTAAGACAAGACTACTTACAGTTGGAGAAAGCTACTGTCATTGTACAGTCGCGCTGGAGAATGTTATCAATTAGAAGCAGGTATGAGAAAACAAGAAACGCCGTCCTTAAAATTCAAGCTGTTTTCCGAATGAGAAAGGCGATAAAGTTTTATGAGAATCTCAAGAAAGCCACTTTAGTGGTACAGAGGCGATACAGAGCTACTCGGCTTTGTAAAGAGCAGCATAAAACCCTTGAAGAAACTCGAAGAAGCGCTATCATAATACAAGCGTACATTCGTGGATTCCAAGCAAGACAGCgagttgccagcatggttgatGTAGAACTGAGACGCAAGGCAGCAGCCATGACAATCCAGAGATATTTTCGCGGATATTGCTGCATGAAGAAAACTTTAATTGCGTATCACATAACGCGTGGTGCTATCATCACCATGCAGGCATCATGGCGCATGTATGCTGCTCAAAAATTTGTCCACAAACTCAAATCCATTATCAAGGTTCAGGCAATCTACCGAGCAACAAATCAACGAAGAAAATTTCTGAAATTGAGAGACGTAGTATGTAAACTGCAAGCGGTAGTGCGTAGCAATCAAGATAGAAAGCGATTTGTAAGAATGAAAAAAGCAGTTACTGTGGTTCAAAAGCGGTACAGGGCTCAAACAGCGATGAGGAGGACTTGTCGAGAATATCAGCGCCTCAAACATGCCACGGTGGTGATTCAGTATTACTTTCGACGTCATCAACAACGTCAGGATTATCTCCGCAAGAAACGGAAGGTTGTCTTGGCTCAGTCTGTGGTGCGCATGCGTTTGGAAAGGACGAGGTTCCTACAAAAGCGTCAAGCAGCCATCGTTATCCAACGTCGGTATCGCTCGTACATCTTCGGTGATGATATCCGCCAGAGATATCGGTTGATGCTTTTTGCGACTGTTACAATTCAG TGCTGGTGGCGGGCTATTCTGGAACGTTTATGGTTTACACGGTTTCGTATGACTGCCATCGTTCTTCAGAGAGCATGTCGACGGAAACTGGACGCGAAAAACAAGAGCGCGGCTAAGATCCAGGCTCTTATCCGTGGAAACCTAGCCAGGAACCATTTGAGAATTGTTAAAAAATCAGTGCTACGAATTCAG ACCCTCTGGCGCGGTTACCGAGTGAGACGTGAAGGCTCCTCTCTCAAGGTTAAAAGAGCGCGCAAGCGCATTGAGTCCGCAAACGCTGCAGCAACTGAGTCAATGAAGCTTTGCAACCGGACAAGGTCGGCGCTGGATTTCCTTCTGCAGTGCAAGAACATCAGCAGAATTGTGGGAGCGCTTACTAATCTGG aGGTTGTCACTCGTCTATCAGAGGTGTGCTGCCAACAGGTGGTGGAGGATGGCGCACTTCCGGTGATttttaaagtcattaaaaaatgcaatcgCAGTTTACCGCACTTGGAAGTGATCAAGTACTCGCTATCAATACTCTACAACGTTGCAAAG TTCCCGTCTGTCTATCGCGCTATTTACGAGGTATTGGATTCTGTGGACACCTTGATTGAGCTGTTGGTGAATTTCAGAGATAAGAGCATCGTTTTCTGCAAAACATGCTATCTTCTCGTTTTGTTATGCCGAGACGCGTCAATAGCATTGGACATTCGCAACAAAAAGAGGATTGTTCATGAGATCCGAAGTGTCCACAACATAACGGAACGTAATTATAAACTCGAAGCAAAGAGGAACAAGTTCAAATCCAAGGTTGAAAATATCACATGTCATTTCGCCCCGCCTACTCCATGTAAACTCACACCTTATAGGGGAAAGAAATCGAGTGCAGCTACATGGCAGAGCAGTGTCGAGGTTGCTACAGATCCTTTGGAAGCCGTGAGATTGCTCGTTCGGAGACTAGGCCTCGCAGCACTCGATAAATGA